The Tubulanus polymorphus chromosome 3, tnTubPoly1.2, whole genome shotgun sequence nucleotide sequence GATACGCAACGTGCATAAAAGTAGAGTTTTACTGTTTTATAGTAGTTGTAAATGCTCACCTGACCTTAGACTTCAAAGTCCCGCAGCATTTCCAACAATGGGCGGGAAGACACAGTCTACGTAACAGAAATAGTTTTTGGAATATATCATAAACTCTAAAGGTCGAATACATCAGCTTAATTGTTTATCCATGTTCTCAATACACATCTCAACGTCAGATAAATTTTCGGCCGGGAGTATAtcggaattttgtaaaaagtaATCAAGTCAGAAGTAAACCCGTTGTAAGCTTCTTTCCCTCGGTGCCTTGGCTGCTGATCAAAGAGACGTATCCCGGTGATCCTTGTTCTACTATTTTCGATCGAACCATATTTTTCCTCGTGTGAGCTGCATGTAACTTCACTTCCTTgtcaatattgataattattaagGTGAGCCTTAATTCATCGTCTGGTTTGCATCATAACTAACGTTTATCGTAGAATAATATGGGTTTACAAGTGCCATTTCGACTTCAAATTCTCGTTTACAAAATTGTAGTGAATTCCAAAAGGAGCATCATCTCTACTAATCCAAAATCGAtgtttgttttaattcttgacTGTGGAACTTGTTTCTTCTCACGAGACTGATACGAAACTGATACGGAAGCCACACGGATCTCacgaaaaagaatatttgattaattcatAACCGCAGCCGCGGTGATATTCTTTTTGGCGCGCACCTGTGCTTAACTTAATAATTAACTTTGTTAAAACTCCGTCACACCATATTTGCTCACATCTAAAAATCCTTCGGCGGAATAACAAATGCAGCATTCATCGTCATAATTGGCCCAATTCTCTTTTCGTAATATCCGCGAGTGTTGGCTCACTAACTTGCCATGAACTTTCTGTTGACTAATTGTTCAAGCTTAATCgatgtattttctattttctcgcAAAGAAATCTGTTATCACTTCGTAAAATATAATGTGTTCATCTATTACGTCATCAGATGTTTATTCCTTTTGAGACAGACTTGTAGAATCAAGATTTTACGTACATTCCAGTATAAATTGGCATCTGATATTTATTcttaacaataaaatcagGCTGTGCATTTTAAATTctgcttttaaaatttttctGTACAGCTAGTATTCTATTCATTCAAGTCAAACCATTATTTCGACACGGTTCATTTacgataaagataatattgttTAAGATATCTATGCCGACTCGGTAACCTAAAAAGAAGTGCCGTGATGGGGATACTTGAACAACGGGATACCTTACGACGAGTTGAATTCATAGGCATTCTCTTGAAAGAATTTAATTACTATTACGCgagaaaaagatgaaaataatcaagAAAATACCGATGAACTCACCTCTGTCACTTACGTcaaccagggaagtgtgatgatgACACTTCCCTGCGTCAACAAAAAAGGTATCGTCTCGGCTTCCCAGCCTACGGTATACGTAGTTCAATCACCTCTGAATCTCATAATGTAATCAATACACTCGCGATTATTTAAACGGTTGCATCATATTTCTTAAAATATATaggaaaatattcaaagattctCGGTATAAGCCGGACTGTCTGCATAATCATCACACTTGAATGGACTTTTTAGATGACGTATAAGCACAGTGTAAGAATATATATAAGTGTATAAGGGAAATATTGGAGAACATTGATCTCAAAAGTGAATTTGACGATTCGTCACTGAAATTATAAAGACTACGCGAAAGTTTCAAGATTGTTGGCTGGGACGATGCTGAGTTGATAATttgagttatatatattttctggcTTATAACCATGGCAACTGTTCACACTTCTGGATGATTATTAACACGTGTATGAACTAACGCAAACGTGTGACAATATTTCGATACCGGTCTAATTTAGTTCCATGGTTCGGCCTATTCAGCCTATTTAgctacatatatatttatacatacatatgCGTTTTTACATGAAGGCCCTACACAACAAACTGAGCTGTCGGGATTTTCGTCTGTCTAATCtttatgattatttccaaAGTTGTATTTGGCCCGAaatatatgtttgtaaattagCATACTGTTCGTTCAAAACTAACGGGTTTCAACGGATGCTGTGCACTGATAGGATTAAGATATTTGAATCACAGATTACGTCAGTTTGGTACGTACGTAGGACCACTGTGACGCAAACGATCAACGTATTTCGTAGAACCTACATTAACACATTGTAAGGCATAATCGTGTGGATATATCAAAGGTTGTTTTTgagttttcatgttgtatagTCGCTGGATACATTTCACATATCTGTTTCTGTTTTTTGCAGTTTCGATCAGTCGGTTTGAAAGGCATTGATATGATCTGCCCATGCAGAAAATTAATAACGTCCTTTTCATGTACGTAATACGCTTTTCATCTGCGGGTTAAGAAGGTATCAAAGTGATAACTTAAAACCTAATCAAAGTTTGATGAAATCCCAAATTCAAATCCTTCatcaattttgatttgaaaaattgtacGTGAATAATTGATcttaaattagattttttatcatcaCCAGTGTAATAGCGGTAGTTTCAACTTATTTTTTTCTCTCATATTCCCTTCTCAGTCGCAAATGATGGTGGTTACTGCTGTCGTTTGTGCAGCAGGGAAATTATGTGAATTATTTTCCGTTTCCTCGATACCGAGCTCTTCACAAAATTCCAGCGTGATCCTCAAGAAGCTTAACGGTCGGGAATGTCGCCTCTGCTGATTAACTCAACCGATGCTACGATTTTTTGGGTATAGAATTCGGGTTTCCTTTGagttatatttttcagttgttcATGTATAAATAATGGAACCTATTTACATCGGGAGAAGAAAATCTGATCGTTTTAAGGAATCGATAAAAATCGTGTCAAGATCTTCCGTTTAATTTAACGAGGTTCCGTAATGTATCAATTCAGAAAACTCGAAGGAAGGGGATAATTGTCCTGGTGATTCATTAGTAAAGGAATTATTTTTCTGGATGCTACTGTAGACAAGGACCCATCAGTGAAATCCACTGAGTAGCTCTGCCCTTAATCTAAATCTCAATAACCGCGAAATAAAAAGACAAACGCAAATAACTCATGAATTTACTTAACAGTGTTTAATAATGGCTTTCATAacaatctacaaatattcaataatgACAGAAACAAAGCGTATCGTAGATAGTACATCAGATCTGTTAATTAAATAGGAGCGATGATAAAAacccatgaaaatacttatCATGATCAATAAGTAGCTCCTGTGACCTTTCTCTAAGAACCAATAAAGCTTACTTATAAACTCTAGGTGACGTACAATATGCCGGTAATACATTTGTCATTTGTTTAAGTGTCGGAAGTACTTAACTAAAAGTCGGACATCATTTCATCTTCTAGACCGCATAATAATTCTGCAATAGCTGAAATATGGAAGAATAAAACATACAAAACAGAACATTTTTAAGGTGACgttttacattgaaattgcTAAATCTACCAAAATACATACCTGTATCTGAATATAATGGATCAACTGTTACTGATGCGGACTGTTGAGTTGTGTCAACAGCAGCACGAGTTGCAGTATTAGTGTTGCGAACTTTATCCGTATCTATGGTCAAGAAGTCACCAGATTTTCTGAAAGCTTGTGATGTGTTGTTTTTGGTCGCACAGTAtggattttgagaaatatttgACGCATGACTAGAATTTTGATTAGTGCTTGCTGATTTTGCGATATTCCTATCGACAAACggtttttttgtttgttttatcgATGATGACGAATTAAAACTCATAGAAGATGATGTTGTTTTATCGGTTTGATTGCGGTTTCTGGGTATATTAAACTGTCGAGAGGGGTTTGTGAGAggagatgaaaataatgaattaggTCTACTGGATATCGCCGGCGATACTAGTATCGGAGAGGACGTTTTTTCTTCAGAAATCTTCATCCAAAATTGTTCGTTTCTAGTATTGACTTGTTCTAGTAGACTACGTATTGACTGGGTATCCTTACAGTAAACTTGCCCATCTCTTTTATTGTAGATATACACGATATTGTTGAGAGTTATGTTTAGGTAATGTTTGCGCAACGTTGGACTAAAAACaccaatctgaaatgataacaTTTATCAATTGTCAGCATGTATAGATTTGTCAGGAAACTGTATTTTTATGGATTATCTTTCTCGTTTACCTCGCCTAGAACCAGGGCTGATCCGGGTAGAAGTTCCATCTGGAGTTCTTTTACAACTTGTCTATGTAATGTTGCTTTGATATCGCCTCATGTCAAAAGAAAAACGTAGAACCATTAAAATACTGTAGAGATGACATTAACTTTATATATTACTTCACTCCTAGAATCAAGTTTAAAAGCGGTCAGTAGAAACATACCAGTAGGATCTTTAAAAATAGCACTAGCCTCTGCTCCAAATAGGTTGATACTATCCAGCAGTACACACATGAATGGAATTTTACAGTTCACCAGTTGCCTCTGGGCCGCCTACAAGAAAATAcattaaataaatcattttaaaaaagttAGTCGAGATAAtcttattaaaatgaaaatccgaTGTCATTTTACTGCAGGGccagatttaaatatattttaaggGATGGATCAAATACCTTTTCAATAACTTTTGAAATGCAATGCTGCTGACTGAGCTTAAACAAGTTTATTCCAATATCAGATTTCATTGTGCCCCACGATGAATCATCAAACTGACTGATTTGTGTCGATTGACTACACAGCACctttaaaacaaatatttgtatagttgagaaagaaaaaatacacaAAAGAAATAAATGCACCGGTAATTTCACTTCATAACTTCAATTCATACCTTTAATGGAGGTTCTCTGGggattttttcgaaatcagtatTTACGGTATGATCTGCAATAGCCTGACCAGGACTCTGAAATAATCAAAGTTGAATTTGATGCACGGGGCTTTTTCACAGAACGACTTTATGTAATCATATATCACGAAAAAATATACTATACTAATAACTGCacagaaaacaattttttttagttgTTATTTACCAGTTTGGGGAGAGCACCAGCAGGTCCAGGAAATTTCCGTTTTAGTCGCCCTGAACGGATGTTTGGAGTCGTTTCTTGAAGCGGATAAGAGATTACGGGGGTGGTAAGTGAGACAGACTTGCATCTAGAATCATGACTTTTCATAGATTCCAGCAAATTGGCATCTGATAAGGTTCTTGACTCAGTTGCGTTAGTATCATTATGGTTAGACGACAATTTAGTCTTATTCCTAGAAAATATGGATGAACTTTCTCTGGTTTCAGAGAATGTTTGAGTGTCTATTTTGGTAAATTCAGCAGCTGGCAATATTTGATTATCTAGGTCATCACTCTTCTCAGTTACGTCAACGCTTTTCACTACACCATTTGGTCCACGTGAATTACAAATCGTGCTAGTCTTTAAAGCTTTGCTAGTAGCTCCAGTTACAGACGCTTTACTGTCGCGATTGAAGGACGAATCAAAGTCGGTTTCGTTGAGAATGATATCAAAGTCTGTATCCGACAAATCAAGGTCCCAGTGTATATCGCAACCCGACACAGcagttttattattattattcctaTTGGTGCTGATTTCCACGGACAATTTTTCCTGCTTTTGACGATTTTTCCTGTTAATATCGTTTTCAACGCTATGATCGCTACTTGTCGTCCTCTTTGCAGTATTGTCACTCATTTGTGTAGTCCTCGATGATTCAGAAACCGGTGTGGAACCCAACTCGAATGAGGATCGATTATTTGCATTTGTtattgatgttgattttgaagTGCTGAAAAACTCCTGGAAACAtaaaaaacaatcaatgaaTCTTCAAGAGAAAACATGGCCTAACTAATTGATTCAGTCAACTGTGACAATATGCCAGTCCAACTGTAGGACTGCCAGTGCCATGTTTAAAAGCCTGTGATGTATCTACCTTCTccagaaaaattaaatcatcatcatcatcatcatcaagaCTGAACATCTTCTCTATGTTCGAGTTCAATcctaaaaaattaacaatttaaTCACAGACTATAAATCACATTACGTAAAAAGGTGAAAATTAGTAATATCAGCGTGATATCTGAGCACTTACCAACACTAGCATACTCTAAATATCACAATCCATCAAACAAATCAGTTGCCATTGATAAAAAAAGGCTGTTAACAACATATTATCGTAAAAAACATCGATGTTTTAGCCAGAGGTAAGTTGAATCTCCCgggtagatggcagcacctacTGGTGTTGTTGATGCTCGAAGTCCAAAACCTCGTCCTTTGTGTAAATATGCGCCTTATGTTCCACCATACATACCAGTCAGGAATGCTCCAACTGTATCATTTAACCATAGCCTGGAGGGCTCCCCAAAAGATTATAACCCTACACGCAGAAAACCTGACGTTAGCCAAAACTCCAACGGTATTCCACGCCATACCTAAGGAAAATTGTTACAAATAACTCAGCTGATCATCCATGGGCTTCAGCAGAGGAACTGAGCGAGAATCTGACTAAATGATCAAACAACTTCTAAATTTCTAAACAACTttacattcatttattcaattacACACAGAAACTTGGATATAAAGACAAAGCTACACCTAGAActtgattttcaattgtaTTTTGCAAATAAATATAACATTCGTCCTTTTTCGTGATAAGATGTTAACTATAAACgtatatgtatttttcaacTAGGATTCAACTGTATTATACACGGATCCAGTACATGCTGCTTCGAATTCTATTGTAGTCTGGTAGTTGTTCAATTGGACCTGAAAAAATAGACATGTACGATTCACAAACCAGACATGCATACCTATGACATCCTCCATTGGGATTTGAACTGATGGCATCAAGAGTGCAAACAATACTCACCAATTGCAGCAATAGCTGGGCATTTATCATAGATAAATTTGGTGCAAACCTCTTTGACTTTCTTAGCATCTACTGCCTGTAATTGTAAATGATGCATTGTATAACTATCAAGGGCAATATAAATTCCAGAATTATGGACATTTAGGAATATGTAAACTTATCACGTACATCAATTCTAGCTTCTAATTCATGTGCAGGTACACGTCTTCCATAACACAACATCTGTCGACCAATGTCCTCACAAATAGGTGTCGATCCATCCAGTTGCAACAACATGTTCGTTCTCAACAAATTCTTGGCTCGCTGGACTTCAAATTCAGTTACATTATTGCAAAGTCTCATCCTACAAAATCATTAGCGTAAGtttcattcagaaaaatcCGCTTTTCACCTGACATCGGCAACCAACACGTAACTGGCCAACAAATTGAACTCTCAAAATCAGACCATCATTTAAATTGTGATACTTACCATTCACTTTGAATTTGGAAAATCATGGTGTCTATTTGTAGGGGATCGCAAATCAAGTAAATACCCCTGAagtaatcaaaacaaaatgagtCAAAGAACCGCAGAAATTCTGGTATATCAAGCGTTAACAATGACATTCTACGATCCTTCTCTTACCAGAGTCCTGTATCAGTGTAACAAGTGCTGAATGATTGGAAACTGTGACACAGATTACCAGTAGCGCAGTTAGCGGCCAGTTTACTGCTGAGATGAGGTCCACCACCGTGAGAACGATCCCAGCTTCCGATCAATGAATTAGCGATCATCAACGGGATATTATCAGCATCGTCCCAACCAGCACCTTCAACGGCCATCGCGATATGAGCGAGTGGCATTCCATCATCTCTGATACGTATCTAATAAAACATCATTCAAGATAAAAATTCTGAGATAAATAACCTAGATAAAGTATGGCTGAATGAAAACGTGCGGGTCTCGTACCTCACTACCAGTGTATCTACACGGTGTCACGATAGGAACTTCTCCCTCGACGGCTCCAAGTCCCCCAAAATATTTCTCAGCCAAACCGACCAATTCATCGTGATCAACTCCTCCAGCACCCGCCAGTACAATACGAGGTCCCTTATAATGTGT carries:
- the LOC141902380 gene encoding uncharacterized protein LOC141902380, with the protein product MFSLDDDDDDDLIFLEKEFFSTSKSTSITNANNRSSFELGSTPVSESSRTTQMSDNTAKRTTSSDHSVENDINRKNRQKQEKLSVEISTNRNNNNKTAVSGCDIHWDLDLSDTDFDIILNETDFDSSFNRDSKASVTGATSKALKTSTICNSRGPNGVVKSVDVTEKSDDLDNQILPAAEFTKIDTQTFSETRESSSIFSRNKTKLSSNHNDTNATESRTLSDANLLESMKSHDSRCKSVSLTTPVISYPLQETTPNIRSGRLKRKFPGPAGALPKLSPGQAIADHTVNTDFEKIPREPPLKVLCSQSTQISQFDDSSWGTMKSDIGINLFKLSQQHCISKVIEKAAQRQLVNCKIPFMCVLLDSINLFGAEASAIFKDPTGDIKATLHRQVVKELQMELLPGSALVLGEIGVFSPTLRKHYLNITLNNIVYIYNKRDGQVYCKDTQSIRSLLEQVNTRNEQFWMKISEEKTSSPILVSPAISSRPNSLFSSPLTNPSRQFNIPRNRNQTDKTTSSSMSFNSSSSIKQTKKPFVDRNIAKSASTNQNSSHASNISQNPYCATKNNTSQAFRKSGDFLTIDTDKVRNTNTATRAAVDTTQQSASVTVDPLYSDTAIAELLCGLEDEMMSDF
- the LOC141901392 gene encoding mitochondrial-processing peptidase subunit beta-like, with the translated sequence MATRLWKVVPSLHNYLSKVTQNRLPVIVSQRWQSTNEAVQLNVPETKVTTLKNGLRVATEDSGISTATVGIWIDAGSRFENAKNNGVAHFLEHMAFKGTSKRSQTHLELEIENMGAHLNAYTSREQTVYYAKCFSQDLEKAVDILSDITQNSKLEESAIDRERSVILREMQEVETNLQEVIFDHLHSTAFQGTPLGRTILGPTDNIKSIKKGDLVEYINTHYKGPRIVLAGAGGVDHDELVGLAEKYFGGLGAVEGEVPIVTPCRYTGSEIRIRDDGMPLAHIAMAVEGAGWDDADNIPLMIANSLIGSWDRSHGGGPHLSSKLAANCATGNLCHSFQSFSTCYTDTGLWGIYLICDPLQIDTMIFQIQSEWMRLCNNVTEFEVQRAKNLLRTNMLLQLDGSTPICEDIGRQMLCYGRRVPAHELEARIDAVDAKKVKEVCTKFIYDKCPAIAAIGPIEQLPDYNRIRSSMYWIRV